GGGCTCCGCTTTCAGGATCAAGGAGGCAAAAGTCAGGCTCGATGAAAACGGTCCCAGGACCACGGCGCTGCTCAGCCGCGAGGGAAGGGATATCGTCCTTTCCTGTTCGCTCTTCGGCATGCAGCACGCCCATAACATGGGCTATGCCGTCGCCGTCGCCTCATATCTCGGTCTTACGGAGCCGGAGGCGGCCGAGGGCATCGCGGAGCTGGCTCCGATTTCGGGACGCGGCCTTTGTAAGCGCAGCTCGCCCCGCGGCTGGGTGATAGACGAAGCCTACAACGCGAACCCGGCATCGATGAGCGCCGCTATCGGCAACACCCGCGCGGCCGCCGAAAGCCTCGGCGTCAGGAAGCTGGCCATCCTCGCGGGGATGCGGGAGCTGGGGGAGGGCGCTCCGGCGTGGCACCGCGGAATAATAGAAGAGGTAAGGGATTTCGACGGCGTCATGCTGCTCGGCGAAGAGTGGCGCGCGTGCGCTCCGCTGCCGGCGGGGATGACGCTGTTTTCCTCGTTGGAAGAGCTGATCTCCAAAATCGATTACGGCGACCTTGATAATAAGATGATCCTCGTCAAGGGCTCGAACTCTTATGGCCTGAAGAAGGTCGTGGGCGCGCTGACGGAGGCCTGAGATGTTCATTGAATTCACAGCCATCCTATTCTTTGCCTTTGCCCTGGAGATATTCCTCCAGGGCAGGTGGATCAGCGTCATGCACAGCCTGAAGATCGAACAGGTGACGAAGTTGTACGGCCCTTCATGGCACGAAAAGACGAAGATGGGGACGCCGACGATGGGCGGCATCGTCTTCATCCCCGTGCTGCTGCTCGCCGTTCCCCTGATAGTGATGATGGACGCCGAATTTTCCCCGCTTTACGCGGCGCAGGTCGTCTCCTATCCGGTGCTTGCGGCGGCGGTCGGCTTCGTAGACGACTGGCTCAAATACAGCCGCCATTCAAGCGACGGCCTCAAGAGCCTGCAGAAGCTTGCGCTGCAGGTCGCCGTCACCCTGCCGTGGGCGCTGTGGGTCTCGCAGCCGCCGTTCTTCATCTTCCCCGGCCTTGAAGTCTCGCATATTTCCTATGTCGCGCTGGTGACCTTTATCGGCGTCGGCCTTCAGAACGCGGTGAACGTAACGGACGGCCTCGACGGCCTGGCCGCTGGCTGCGCCCTGATCTCTTTTATGTGCGCGCTCTCTTTCATCGACGGAGGGCCTACCATGATGCTCGTCATCGCCGCGGCCTGCGGCATCTGCCTCGGCTTTCTCTGGCACAACACAAACCCCGCCTCGGTATTTATGGGCGACGTCGGCGCGCACTTTCTCGCGGGGCTGCTGCTCTCCATCTGCCTCAATTCCGGCGTCGTCATATTCGTGGTCCCGCTGGGCTTCTTCTTTGGGGTGGAGATATTGTCGGTCACGATCCAGATCATCGCGATCAGGTGCTTTCACCGCAAGGTCTTCAAGATGAGCCCGATACATCATCATTTTGAGATGTCCGGCTGGAAAGAGACGCAGATAGTAACGCGTTTCTGGGTGATGCATATTATTGGCATCTGTGTTTTGATGAGCCTCTTATTTTATTTTGCACTTCGGAATTTTTGAGTTATGATAATAGCTTAGATTTTTAATAGTTGGAAGGCTGTTGGTGATGATGACGGAAAACATGCAGTTAGCTGGAAGACGGATATCGGTGGTTGGAGCGGGCGTCAGCGGACGCGCGCTTGCCGAGCTCGCGGCCGGGCTCGGCGCGGAGGTATTCGTCTCTGATGTAAAAGAGCCGGACGCCGCGGTAACCAAGGCATTTGCGAAGAAGTGGATAAAATGGGAGGGCGGAGGCAATACGGAACGCGTGCTTGAGGCGGACGAGATATTGGTCAGCTCGGGCGTATCGCCGAAAGCCCCGATACTTGAGGCGGCCGCCGCTAAGGGCATTACGGTGACGGGCGAACTTGATTTCGTCTCGCCCTATCTTTCCGGGATCGTGATAGGCGTCACCGGGAGCAACGGCAAGACGACCACCACCTCAATGATAGGTTACTACCTTGAGCGGCTCGGCTATTCCGTAATGACTGGCGGCAATATCGGCAACGCCGTCGCCCGCGCGGCGGGAAAAGAGTACGACTTTATCGTTCTTGAACTCTCCAGCTTCCAGCTCTGCTGGGCGAAGAAATTTATCTGCGACCTCGCCGTGGTGACGAACCTCGCCCCCGATCATATCGACTGGCACGGCTCCTATGAAAATTACGTCGCGGCAAAGGCCAATCTCGTCAATTGCCTCGCGCCTGGCGGGGCCGTGATATACCAGGAGCGTGACGAAGAGGCGCTGAATATAGCGGCCAGAGAGGAGATCGTGAGATATCCGCTCCGCTGGGGCGAAGATGATCCGCACAAGAGGGGGCTCTACCTTGACGACGGGGTGCGCGCCTCCTGGATAAACGGCGGCGGCTGCCGCATGAAGCGCCGCCTTTTCTTCTTCGACGACGTGAAGCTGCTGGGCAGGCATAACCTCGAAAATACGGCGATGGCTCTGGGGGTGCTCGCGCTTTTCAATATGCCGGAGCTTTCTCCCGAACTTATCGCATCATACGTGCCGCCTAAGCACCGCTGTGCCTTTGCGGGAAAAACGCGCGGCGTGACATTCGTCGACGACTCCAAAGGAACCAACGTGGCGGCGACCGTTACCGCGATGACATCTTTGCCCGGCGCGAAGGTCATCATCCTTGGCGGCCAGGGCAAGGGAGAGGATTACGCTCCGTTGGCCGAGGCGGTCAGGGAGAATACGCGCGCGGCGGTGCTGCTCGGTTCCGAAAAAGAGAAGATAGCCGCGGCCCTTTCCGCGGCCGGGGTTTCCGGCTGCCGGCTCGTCAACGACATGGAGGAGGCCGTCAAAACGGCATACAGCCTTGCCTCCGAGGGAGACACGGTCCTTTTGTCGCCGGCCTGTACCAGCTGGGATATGTATCCGAGCTACAACGTCCGCGGAGACCATTTCTGCGCGATCGTAAAAGAGATAATAAAGTCAGAGGAATAAGAATATGGAACCGAGGCTCGATGGCTTGCCGGACAACAGATACAAGGCAAATCCATTTATATGGGTGATCCCGCTGATACTCAGCGGGATCGGCATCCTGATGATCACCTCCACCACGAGCCCGACCTCGTTCCTCTATACCGGCACCCCCTTCCAGATGGGGATAAAGCAGCTTCAGTGGCTGGGGATCGCGATGCTGGGGATGTTCTTCGTCTATTCGGTGCCGGTGCGGATATGGTACCGCTTTTCCGGCCCTCTGCTTATCTTTATGTGGCTGCTGGCGTGGCTGCCGCTCGTGCCGGGAGTTGGGGAGGCCATCGGCGGCGCGCGGAGGTGGATACGGCTGCCGGGGCTCGGCGTCTCGCTGCAGCCGGGAGAGCTTCTCTGCCTCGCCGTCGCGCTGCACCTCGCGAAGCTGCTCTCACGCGACGCGGAGCGTGATCCGCTCAAGAGTTTTGTACACACGATCATCCTCGTCGTACTCGCGGTGCTGCCTCTACTCGCGCAGCCCGACCTTGGCACGACGATCTTGATATTCACCGTCTCGATGGGCATGTATGTCGAAAAGATCGGCTGGCGTTATCCGGTGATCGCGGGCGGCGTTCTCGGCGGCGTGATATTCCCGCTGCTTATACTGATCGAGCCATACCGGATGAGGCGCGTCACGGCCTTCCTTGACCCCTGGCAGGACCCGCTGAACAAGGGCTTTCAGGCCATACAGGGGCTGATCGCCTTCGCCAACGGCGGACTGTGGGGCTCCGGGCTTGGTCACGGCTTTCAGAAACTCAACTATCTGCCCGCCGCCTATACCGACTTTATCTACGCGGCGGTGGGCGAGGAGCTCGGCCTTGTCGGCACCCTCTGCATACTCGGGCTGTTTGCGTTTTGGCTCATGCAGACCCGCGCGAGCTACTTCCGCACCGGCGACCCGTTTAAATCGTCGCTGATCTGGGGGATTTCGCTGACGGTGCTCCTGCCCCTCGTGATAAATGTCGCGGGAGTCACGAAGATGATACCGCTGACGGGAATGCCGCTGCCTTTCATCAGCTACGGAGGCACCTCGCTCGTCACCATGTGGTCGCGCGTCGGCCTCATGCTGCGCCTGGAAAAGGACAGTTGGCTGGAGGATGATGAAAATGACGGAATATAAGGAGCGCAGGCTTCTGCTGGCGGCGGGAGGCACCGGCGGCCACATCTGGCCGGCGCTCTCCTTCGGCGCATGGATAAAAGAGCACCACCCAGAGTGCGAGGTCGGATATATATGCGGTTCACGGCCTCTCGAACTGGAAATATACCGCGCCGCCGGCGTCGAGCCGACGGTGCTGCCGATGGAGGGCTCTCCGCTTTCCGGCGGTATCGTGCGGAGCGGCAGGCGTATCGCCTCGCTCTTCTCCGCGTACCGCGCGGCCTCCGACGCCATCGCGCGTTTTCGCCCCGACGCGGCGCTGCTTTTTGGCGGATACCTCTCCTTTCCCGTGATAATGGCCTGCAAGAGAGGCGGGATATACTGCGCGATGCACGAACAGAACGCGCGCGCCGGCAAGGTGACGCGGCTCGCCGCGAAGCTGGGGCTTGACATCTACAGCGGCTGGAAGGAATGTCTGCCGCTCCTCCCGCATAAACATCTGCGGACGGGAGTGCCCGTGAGGGATTTTGTGCCGCTCCCTCAAAAAGAGGCCTGGCGTAAACTGCCGCTTGCGGCAGGCGCATCCGTATGCTTGCCCCCTAAGGAAATTTTAGATGCCCGCGCGGAGCGCGTACAGGGGGCGGCGCTGGCTGAGGACATGCCGGCGGGACCGAAGGTCGTGGTCTTTTCGGGTTCGCTGGGCAGCCAGTCCATAAAGGAAAAAATCTGTG
The window above is part of the Cloacibacillus evryensis DSM 19522 genome. Proteins encoded here:
- the mraY gene encoding phospho-N-acetylmuramoyl-pentapeptide-transferase; translated protein: MFIEFTAILFFAFALEIFLQGRWISVMHSLKIEQVTKLYGPSWHEKTKMGTPTMGGIVFIPVLLLAVPLIVMMDAEFSPLYAAQVVSYPVLAAAVGFVDDWLKYSRHSSDGLKSLQKLALQVAVTLPWALWVSQPPFFIFPGLEVSHISYVALVTFIGVGLQNAVNVTDGLDGLAAGCALISFMCALSFIDGGPTMMLVIAAACGICLGFLWHNTNPASVFMGDVGAHFLAGLLLSICLNSGVVIFVVPLGFFFGVEILSVTIQIIAIRCFHRKVFKMSPIHHHFEMSGWKETQIVTRFWVMHIIGICVLMSLLFYFALRNF
- the murD gene encoding UDP-N-acetylmuramoyl-L-alanine--D-glutamate ligase; the protein is MMTENMQLAGRRISVVGAGVSGRALAELAAGLGAEVFVSDVKEPDAAVTKAFAKKWIKWEGGGNTERVLEADEILVSSGVSPKAPILEAAAAKGITVTGELDFVSPYLSGIVIGVTGSNGKTTTTSMIGYYLERLGYSVMTGGNIGNAVARAAGKEYDFIVLELSSFQLCWAKKFICDLAVVTNLAPDHIDWHGSYENYVAAKANLVNCLAPGGAVIYQERDEEALNIAAREEIVRYPLRWGEDDPHKRGLYLDDGVRASWINGGGCRMKRRLFFFDDVKLLGRHNLENTAMALGVLALFNMPELSPELIASYVPPKHRCAFAGKTRGVTFVDDSKGTNVAATVTAMTSLPGAKVIILGGQGKGEDYAPLAEAVRENTRAAVLLGSEKEKIAAALSAAGVSGCRLVNDMEEAVKTAYSLASEGDTVLLSPACTSWDMYPSYNVRGDHFCAIVKEIIKSEE
- a CDS encoding FtsW/RodA/SpoVE family cell cycle protein, whose product is MEPRLDGLPDNRYKANPFIWVIPLILSGIGILMITSTTSPTSFLYTGTPFQMGIKQLQWLGIAMLGMFFVYSVPVRIWYRFSGPLLIFMWLLAWLPLVPGVGEAIGGARRWIRLPGLGVSLQPGELLCLAVALHLAKLLSRDAERDPLKSFVHTIILVVLAVLPLLAQPDLGTTILIFTVSMGMYVEKIGWRYPVIAGGVLGGVIFPLLILIEPYRMRRVTAFLDPWQDPLNKGFQAIQGLIAFANGGLWGSGLGHGFQKLNYLPAAYTDFIYAAVGEELGLVGTLCILGLFAFWLMQTRASYFRTGDPFKSSLIWGISLTVLLPLVINVAGVTKMIPLTGMPLPFISYGGTSLVTMWSRVGLMLRLEKDSWLEDDENDGI
- a CDS encoding UDP-N-acetylglucosamine--N-acetylmuramyl-(pentapeptide) pyrophosphoryl-undecaprenol N-acetylglucosamine transferase → MTEYKERRLLLAAGGTGGHIWPALSFGAWIKEHHPECEVGYICGSRPLELEIYRAAGVEPTVLPMEGSPLSGGIVRSGRRIASLFSAYRAASDAIARFRPDAALLFGGYLSFPVIMACKRGGIYCAMHEQNARAGKVTRLAAKLGLDIYSGWKECLPLLPHKHLRTGVPVRDFVPLPQKEAWRKLPLAAGASVCLPPKEILDARAERVQGAALAEDMPAGPKVVVFSGSLGSQSIKEKICEIAATAEFRGWNFIIPAVAEKTERCGGNVWLLPKIWDASLLYAAADMLVLRGGGSTLTEAGVLGIPALIIPWKGATDNHQYHNALSFVSENAGLIWTGDEGTDILVSSLLRLRTMGGKGRGRGLYGQGNIICENLWSAVWSR